In Leptospira saintgironsiae, one genomic interval encodes:
- a CDS encoding M48 family metallopeptidase codes for MKDKLYDGKTAIPFEGELVPEKDRLVFLSELKSFSFQYSDILNLDPVGREFRLEIRNPENPTYSYMVVFYSKESYSSVLAGRKSQNKFPLLDLWQNTHFALKLGALALTAFLAFSVYNVGLSYAYFFVPTSYDKKQSEVMSGWVRDYFSECSSPTLKSTMKKISKKLKDADDPFDYDIIVIDDEVFNAFAMPGGTIVVFTELLKKTETPEELAGVLAHEMAHIHKRHGVRRQIRSAGNVVLLSLGIGSGFEGVDMLENMDSLYEVLSVTIYDQKFSREYESEADEIALEKLKKSNLTGEGFLNFFKRIQEEYEVPQEEESEESANGERAVKIPDFLSSHPATEDRIEYVKNIISHPNYPKGKLGISSKEWNRIQKLCSPVKPRKEFKSPLDL; via the coding sequence ATGAAAGATAAGCTATACGATGGAAAAACCGCAATTCCTTTTGAAGGAGAACTTGTTCCGGAGAAAGACAGATTAGTCTTTCTTTCGGAGTTAAAGTCCTTTAGTTTCCAATATTCTGATATTCTAAACTTAGATCCAGTAGGTCGAGAATTCAGATTAGAGATCCGGAATCCGGAAAATCCTACGTATAGTTACATGGTAGTATTCTATTCAAAGGAGAGTTATAGTTCTGTACTTGCGGGCAGAAAGTCCCAAAACAAATTCCCTCTTTTAGATTTATGGCAGAATACTCATTTTGCTCTTAAACTTGGTGCTTTAGCTCTGACTGCATTTTTAGCTTTTTCAGTTTATAATGTAGGGCTTTCTTATGCTTATTTTTTCGTTCCAACCAGCTACGATAAAAAACAATCAGAAGTAATGTCTGGATGGGTGCGAGATTATTTTTCCGAATGTTCTTCTCCTACTTTAAAATCTACAATGAAGAAGATCAGCAAAAAGTTGAAGGATGCAGATGATCCATTTGATTATGATATAATTGTAATCGATGATGAGGTGTTTAATGCATTCGCTATGCCTGGCGGAACAATTGTAGTTTTTACTGAGTTATTAAAAAAGACAGAAACTCCGGAAGAACTTGCAGGAGTATTGGCCCATGAGATGGCCCATATTCATAAAAGACATGGAGTTCGCAGGCAAATACGTTCTGCAGGGAATGTTGTATTATTATCTTTAGGTATTGGTTCCGGTTTCGAAGGAGTAGACATGTTAGAAAACATGGATTCTCTTTATGAAGTCTTGAGTGTTACCATCTACGATCAAAAATTTTCCAGAGAATATGAATCAGAAGCAGATGAGATCGCTTTAGAAAAATTAAAAAAATCGAATCTAACCGGAGAAGGATTTTTAAACTTCTTTAAAAGGATCCAAGAAGAATACGAGGTTCCTCAGGAAGAAGAGAGCGAAGAATCTGCTAATGGCGAGAGAGCAGTAAAAATCCCAGATTTTTTAAGTTCTCATCCTGCCACAGAGGACAGGATAGAATATGTGAAGAATATCATTTCTCATCCGAATTACCCTAAAGGAAAATTAGGAATTTCGAGCAAAGAATGGAATCGTATCCAAAAACTTTGCTCTCCAGTTAAGCCGCGAAAAGAATTTAAGAGTCCTTTAGATCTATAG
- a CDS encoding alpha/beta hydrolase, which produces MKFKNKIIFFLFSIVLSFSCTRYAVITEEAFKNQTANIASNVYLTNFLKHSSDYPPVLLLDPILVNKKSLYLGDYNGLIGVLSGNGFSVFLLHFEVYPGLDLKEVGEKLLPQAVSQVQSLSNRKDYILGGVSVGGQAILHYIRSKKDPAISKVFFLGTGMDYKYNDSFIDDMKKEKRFGTDLSNSCKNKDSFCSRFISLDEDNPTTLYLYQTLWNYLPSLEENPKVWADFELMDFPTLFVAGKLDNISTSESIHPVYRRKRGFTQFFEAGRDNGGKIDYDHLSLFAHESAPSDIYQKIADWLAKKKGE; this is translated from the coding sequence ATGAAATTCAAAAATAAAATCATATTCTTCTTATTTTCCATCGTTCTGTCTTTTTCTTGCACTCGATATGCGGTAATCACAGAAGAAGCTTTCAAAAATCAAACTGCAAATATTGCGTCTAACGTATATCTTACAAACTTTTTAAAACATAGTTCTGATTATCCACCTGTTCTACTTTTGGATCCAATTCTTGTGAATAAAAAGTCTTTATATCTTGGCGATTATAACGGATTGATCGGCGTGTTGAGTGGAAATGGATTTTCTGTTTTCCTTTTACATTTCGAAGTATATCCTGGATTAGATCTGAAAGAAGTGGGAGAAAAACTGCTCCCTCAAGCAGTCTCTCAAGTACAAAGCCTAAGCAATCGTAAAGATTATATTTTAGGCGGAGTATCAGTTGGAGGCCAGGCAATTCTACATTATATCCGATCTAAAAAGGATCCTGCAATCTCTAAGGTTTTCTTTTTGGGAACCGGAATGGATTATAAGTACAACGATAGCTTCATAGATGATATGAAAAAAGAGAAACGATTCGGAACTGATCTTTCCAATTCTTGCAAAAACAAGGATAGTTTCTGTTCTAGATTTATCTCCTTAGACGAAGACAATCCTACTACCTTATATCTCTACCAAACATTATGGAATTATCTTCCTTCTTTAGAAGAAAATCCAAAAGTTTGGGCAGACTTCGAATTAATGGATTTTCCAACTCTATTCGTTGCTGGCAAATTAGACAATATCTCAACTTCCGAATCTATCCATCCGGTTTATCGCAGAAAAAGAGGGTTCACTCAATTTTTCGAAGCGGGACGAGACAACGGTGGAAAGATAGACTACGACCACCTTTCTTTATTCGCGCATGAGTCTGCTCCTTCTGATATTTACCAAAAGATCGCAGATTGGTTGGCCAAGAAGAAGGGAGAGTAA
- a CDS encoding alpha/beta hydrolase, whose amino-acid sequence MLRFLFAFFVCVPLIVSCSANIALKGEILHPKTSDGWDITLEHFPPLQGTANKKYPVILCHGFIANRIYLKINEKSSIVAHLQKEGYDVWLLELRGKQEAGSPSLFWGDKTFDYSIDDYIKQDADAAIQYVLKNTGKEKVNWIGHSMGGMLQYARLGSLGENRVANFVAIGSPAIMDPPSDALKLWSSFTWALNLWPAVPTETWSGVRGGTGLPIFPKRSFEEVFWHAPNIEPKIVSGVFTDSIATVSKREARQMDKIVETGQFRSEDGKLVYSQAFGNIKIPVLLVAGRRDKLGFTYSLRYVYDQLGSTDKTLFVLSKGKGFSEDYGHTDLVVGKKADDEVFPTIIHWLNKRN is encoded by the coding sequence ATGCTTCGTTTTCTTTTCGCATTCTTCGTATGCGTACCGCTAATCGTTTCTTGCTCCGCGAATATCGCACTAAAAGGCGAGATCCTCCATCCTAAAACCTCTGATGGTTGGGACATCACTCTAGAACATTTCCCTCCTCTTCAAGGAACCGCTAATAAAAAATATCCTGTGATACTTTGTCACGGATTCATAGCGAATCGTATCTATCTTAAGATCAACGAAAAGTCATCGATAGTAGCACATCTTCAAAAAGAAGGTTATGATGTTTGGCTTTTAGAGTTAAGAGGAAAACAAGAAGCTGGGTCTCCTTCTTTATTCTGGGGAGATAAAACTTTTGATTATTCAATTGATGATTATATCAAACAAGATGCGGATGCTGCGATCCAATATGTTCTAAAAAACACAGGTAAAGAAAAAGTAAACTGGATCGGCCATAGTATGGGAGGAATGCTCCAATACGCAAGACTCGGAAGTTTAGGTGAGAACAGAGTGGCGAACTTCGTAGCGATCGGTTCTCCAGCAATCATGGATCCTCCATCCGATGCTTTAAAATTATGGTCTAGCTTTACATGGGCTTTAAATTTATGGCCTGCTGTTCCAACGGAAACTTGGTCCGGAGTCAGAGGTGGAACAGGACTCCCAATCTTTCCTAAAAGAAGTTTCGAAGAAGTTTTCTGGCACGCACCGAACATAGAACCTAAAATTGTATCCGGGGTCTTTACTGACTCCATCGCAACAGTTTCTAAAAGAGAAGCAAGACAGATGGATAAGATCGTAGAGACAGGACAATTTCGTTCAGAAGATGGAAAGTTAGTATATTCACAAGCTTTCGGAAATATCAAGATCCCTGTGTTATTAGTCGCGGGCAGAAGGGACAAATTAGGATTCACATACTCTCTCAGATATGTTTACGACCAATTAGGTTCTACAGATAAAACTTTGTTCGTACTTTCTAAAGGAAAAGGTTTTTCAGAAGACTATGGTCACACTGACCTAGTAGTAGGCAAGAAGGCGGATGACGAAGTGTTTCCAACAATCATCCACTGGTTAAACAAAAGAAATTAA
- a CDS encoding fatty acid desaturase CarF family protein → MNFLRILFPTPFKVHRLVEVLSILLFLVFAGLCLYEFGTLSLLILKDSPWIFLAELVTLLFLAYITADFLSGFVHFLGDSFGNEFTPYIGPAFIFPFRDHHVDPKGITRHDFVETNGNNCLVSLPILLYCFFAPLETGNFPWARTFWILVLIGIFFTNQIHKWAHQDEPNKLIKYMQKKRWILSPEHHKIHHTAPYDTYFCITTGWWNPLLHKIRFFPTVKKSVDYILNSLRIG, encoded by the coding sequence ATGAACTTCCTGAGAATTTTATTCCCTACTCCGTTTAAGGTCCACAGGCTAGTAGAAGTTCTAAGTATACTTTTATTCTTAGTTTTTGCCGGACTATGTCTGTATGAGTTCGGAACCTTATCCTTATTAATCTTGAAAGATTCTCCCTGGATTTTTTTAGCTGAACTTGTAACTCTCTTATTCTTAGCTTATATTACTGCTGACTTTCTTTCGGGCTTTGTTCATTTTTTAGGAGATAGTTTCGGGAACGAATTCACACCTTATATCGGACCTGCTTTTATTTTTCCTTTTAGAGATCATCATGTAGATCCAAAAGGTATCACTCGACATGATTTTGTGGAGACTAACGGGAATAATTGTCTAGTGTCTCTTCCCATTCTTCTATATTGCTTTTTTGCTCCGTTAGAGACAGGTAACTTTCCTTGGGCCAGAACATTTTGGATACTTGTGTTAATCGGGATCTTCTTTACTAATCAAATCCATAAATGGGCCCACCAAGATGAGCCAAATAAACTCATTAAATACATGCAAAAAAAACGTTGGATACTTTCTCCTGAACATCACAAAATACATCATACGGCTCCATACGATACGTATTTTTGTATTACGACTGGTTGGTGGAATCCGCTACTTCATAAGATCCGATTTTTTCCTACTGTGAAGAAGTCGGTGGACTATATTCTAAATTCTCTCCGCATCGGATAA
- a CDS encoding PAS domain-containing sensor histidine kinase codes for MNLQRLKRSIYPPLSADPEKDVSIKLLYGLMYVTFMVAVLYRIIHPLISEKPKNAYYSFYLIPTAVIICHILAKSGRIKLGAHIMIFLQWLALCIVSMREGGVYATSFSQFMIIIVLASLILGQIGSLFYALLSFSIGLLSIYLKSKGMIPAPNYPTGEWSAFIGNSVGFFMSWILMKFGLSGLSKIREELSRAQIHAKLGGITLNLETREVTLSKEYRIMLGNKTANGSITMFMDQFMERYVEGEDKERIPAILLEGAKHFNDPSYSTEFVFRAKGDDGKTRYILAKGKYKDSIMGYGTGQDITEKHIAGEEIKASQELFSKVFKLSPYATSISNFEDGKYVDINDGFTDLLGFTREEAIGRTSVELGIWLSSDEREYFKEKIKKDGFLYNEEVTFRAKGGRFIQVEFSTRFTVIDGEKRMINMVKDVSSKKEAEKLRILNNEISTQKELIEKQKIELESTLEYLQKTQNQLILSEKMASLGQLVAGIAHEINNPIGVIRAANESVKSHFDRVLDRMQEAASVLENLGSEAKIEFQTLLRKGRAYQEIIPPKEVRAKTKILEPKLKGLGISEARNLAEGLIEAGLEAALEDFPKLFIGEKIQQVLQYALDEIQASRSSKLVDMSVDRTSKIVYALKNFSHFSNGGPKAPVDIRESIDTVLTIYQNQLKSGIEIIKEYEAETPVVPGYSDDLLHVWTNLIYNSAQAMGFKGILKINVGNREKDKICIKISDNGPGIPETIQERIFEPFFTTKAPGEGSGLGLDIVKRIVENHGGTIGFETSSNGTAFLVILPQ; via the coding sequence ATGAATCTACAACGTCTTAAAAGATCGATTTATCCTCCATTATCCGCCGACCCGGAAAAAGACGTTTCGATCAAACTTCTTTATGGTCTGATGTATGTCACCTTCATGGTTGCGGTTTTATATCGAATCATTCATCCCCTTATTTCTGAAAAACCTAAGAACGCTTATTATTCTTTTTATTTAATTCCAACTGCAGTGATCATTTGCCATATTCTTGCCAAATCGGGAAGGATAAAATTAGGCGCACATATCATGATCTTTTTACAATGGTTGGCGCTTTGTATTGTATCTATGAGAGAAGGTGGAGTTTATGCCACCTCATTCTCTCAATTCATGATCATTATAGTACTCGCCTCTTTGATCTTAGGACAAATTGGATCCTTATTCTATGCTCTTCTTTCCTTTTCTATAGGGCTCTTAAGTATTTATTTAAAATCCAAAGGAATGATACCTGCTCCAAATTATCCGACAGGAGAATGGTCTGCATTCATAGGAAATTCAGTGGGCTTCTTTATGTCTTGGATCCTGATGAAATTTGGTCTATCAGGATTATCTAAAATACGAGAAGAATTATCCAGAGCGCAAATCCATGCTAAGTTAGGTGGGATCACTCTTAACTTAGAGACTAGGGAAGTGACCTTATCTAAAGAATATAGAATCATGTTGGGAAACAAAACCGCAAACGGATCCATTACTATGTTTATGGATCAATTTATGGAACGATATGTAGAAGGAGAAGATAAAGAAAGAATACCCGCTATCCTACTAGAAGGAGCAAAACATTTTAATGATCCTTCTTATTCTACTGAATTTGTTTTTAGAGCCAAAGGAGACGATGGGAAGACCAGATATATTTTGGCGAAGGGTAAATATAAAGATTCCATAATGGGTTATGGGACAGGCCAAGATATTACAGAAAAACATATTGCAGGCGAAGAGATCAAAGCCAGCCAAGAATTATTTTCTAAAGTATTTAAACTGAGTCCTTATGCTACTTCTATCTCTAATTTCGAAGATGGAAAGTATGTAGATATCAACGACGGCTTTACAGATTTACTTGGTTTTACAAGAGAAGAGGCGATCGGGCGAACTAGTGTGGAGCTTGGGATTTGGTTGAGTTCTGACGAAAGAGAATACTTCAAAGAGAAGATCAAAAAAGACGGATTTTTATATAACGAAGAGGTAACATTCAGAGCCAAGGGTGGACGTTTTATACAAGTAGAATTTTCTACTAGGTTCACAGTGATCGACGGAGAAAAACGTATGATCAATATGGTGAAAGACGTTTCTTCTAAAAAAGAAGCTGAAAAATTAAGGATCTTGAATAATGAGATCTCTACACAAAAGGAATTGATCGAAAAACAAAAAATAGAGTTAGAATCTACACTTGAATATCTTCAAAAAACCCAAAACCAATTGATACTTTCCGAAAAGATGGCATCGCTCGGACAACTGGTTGCAGGGATTGCTCACGAGATCAATAATCCGATCGGAGTGATCCGCGCAGCAAATGAATCTGTTAAAAGTCATTTTGATCGTGTATTAGATAGAATGCAAGAGGCCGCTTCCGTTTTGGAAAATCTTGGTAGCGAAGCCAAGATTGAATTCCAAACCTTATTAAGAAAAGGAAGAGCTTACCAAGAAATTATTCCTCCTAAAGAAGTAAGAGCTAAAACTAAAATTTTAGAACCTAAATTAAAGGGACTTGGTATTTCCGAAGCTAGAAATCTAGCAGAAGGTTTGATAGAAGCAGGATTAGAAGCTGCGTTAGAAGATTTTCCCAAACTATTTATCGGAGAAAAAATCCAACAAGTGCTCCAATATGCTTTGGATGAGATCCAGGCAAGTAGGAGTTCCAAATTGGTGGATATGTCCGTAGACAGGACTTCTAAGATTGTATATGCCCTTAAAAACTTCTCCCATTTTAGCAATGGTGGACCAAAAGCTCCTGTGGATATAAGAGAAAGTATAGATACAGTTCTTACAATCTATCAAAACCAATTAAAGTCTGGAATTGAGATCATAAAAGAGTATGAAGCTGAAACTCCGGTTGTTCCAGGATATTCTGATGATCTATTACATGTTTGGACTAACTTGATCTATAATTCAGCCCAAGCAATGGGATTCAAAGGAATCCTAAAAATAAACGTAGGCAATAGAGAAAAAGATAAAATCTGCATTAAGATTTCGGATAACGGACCTGGGATACCAGAAACAATACAAGAAAGAATTTTCGAACCTTTCTTCACAACCAAAGCTCCTGGAGAAGGTTCGGGACTTGGCTTGGACATAGTAAAACGTATCGTGGAAAACCACGGTGGAACTATAGGATTCGAAACTTCTTCCAATGGTACTGCTTTCTTAGTGATCCTGCCTCAGTGA
- the msrA gene encoding peptide-methionine (S)-S-oxide reductase MsrA produces the protein MSEQKDLEYAILGGGCFWCVEAIYQLVDGVESVVSGYAGGHDPAPNYKSICTGLTGHAEVIRVGFDPNKISYKNILEIFWEAHDPTTRNKQGNDEGPQYRSIILYENQSQKEIAEVSRTEAGPKFASPIVTEIVALEKFFPAENYHQNYFRLNSGQPYCHYVIRPKIEKFLKNKTH, from the coding sequence ATGTCAGAACAAAAAGATCTGGAATACGCAATTTTAGGTGGAGGATGTTTTTGGTGTGTCGAAGCAATCTACCAATTGGTGGATGGGGTAGAATCCGTTGTCTCCGGTTATGCGGGAGGACATGATCCTGCACCAAATTATAAATCCATTTGCACTGGGCTTACAGGTCATGCAGAAGTGATCCGAGTCGGATTCGATCCAAATAAGATCTCCTACAAAAATATTTTAGAAATTTTCTGGGAAGCACATGATCCTACTACCAGGAATAAACAAGGTAACGATGAAGGCCCTCAATATAGAAGTATCATCTTATATGAAAACCAATCCCAAAAAGAAATTGCAGAAGTTTCCAGAACAGAAGCTGGACCTAAATTTGCTTCTCCTATTGTAACTGAGATTGTGGCCTTAGAAAAGTTTTTCCCTGCTGAAAATTATCACCAAAACTATTTCAGACTAAACTCAGGACAGCCTTACTGTCATTATGTGATCCGTCCTAAGATAGAAAAATTTCTGAAAAATAAAACTCACTGA
- a CDS encoding DUF1564 family protein, with the protein MKLKLILNHKLIKSKSWKAKSPRESMPVCTLILPNKLYKNYLKNWNGSRPGATCLKDLLELYGPDLQFQEKLNPDSALMMYQKKEEGSQKDWNRLNFRPDLEDWNLLGNYARKHGVSKCYLFTFLLNRYFSDSPSSEIFKKKKAA; encoded by the coding sequence ATGAAGTTGAAACTAATATTAAACCACAAACTGATCAAAAGTAAATCTTGGAAGGCAAAATCTCCTAGAGAATCCATGCCAGTCTGCACTTTGATCCTTCCAAATAAGTTGTATAAAAATTACCTCAAAAACTGGAACGGATCCAGGCCGGGAGCAACATGTTTGAAAGATTTATTGGAATTATACGGACCAGATTTGCAATTCCAAGAAAAACTAAATCCGGACTCCGCTTTGATGATGTATCAAAAGAAGGAAGAAGGTAGTCAGAAGGATTGGAATCGTCTGAACTTCAGACCGGATCTGGAAGATTGGAATCTTTTAGGAAACTATGCAAGAAAACACGGAGTTTCTAAATGTTACTTGTTTACGTTTTTATTAAATAGATACTTTTCTGATTCTCCTTCTTCAGAAATTTTCAAAAAGAAGAAGGCAGCTTGA
- a CDS encoding cyclic nucleotide-binding domain-containing protein, with protein sequence MRNLEPGSFFGEIALINNVPRAATARVITEKAKIGILDQEMFYRIGQTNPKFFSLLLNTTIQRLVSVEDEIAKLSSGQPIHPIRSKD encoded by the coding sequence ATCCGAAATTTAGAACCAGGATCCTTTTTCGGAGAGATCGCATTGATCAATAATGTTCCTCGAGCAGCAACTGCAAGAGTGATCACTGAAAAAGCAAAAATAGGTATTTTGGACCAGGAAATGTTCTATAGGATCGGACAAACAAATCCTAAATTCTTTTCGCTACTTCTAAATACTACAATCCAAAGATTGGTTTCTGTAGAAGATGAAATTGCAAAATTAAGTTCAGGGCAACCTATCCATCCGATCCGTAGCAAAGATTAA
- a CDS encoding Crp/Fnr family transcriptional regulator, giving the protein MYFLFQGHLKVSKNRPDSGDKSIKEVFPGEFFGEIALISGRARAMSVQVLSPSAKLGVLNKGVFEKLEKTSPQFLLLLLKNTFEKLNRAEMKLEALYTEIHKKEEESKGSETSSVAREAEVSETSETTDTDLTQDQATAETAVNKES; this is encoded by the coding sequence ATGTATTTCCTTTTCCAGGGGCATTTAAAGGTCAGCAAGAATCGCCCAGACTCTGGAGACAAATCCATCAAGGAAGTTTTTCCCGGAGAATTTTTTGGAGAGATCGCTTTGATTTCCGGAAGAGCCAGAGCTATGTCCGTCCAAGTCCTTTCTCCTTCTGCAAAGCTTGGAGTTCTAAATAAAGGCGTTTTCGAAAAACTCGAAAAAACAAGTCCTCAATTCCTTCTCTTACTTCTTAAAAACACTTTCGAAAAACTGAATCGAGCAGAAATGAAACTGGAAGCTCTTTATACAGAGATCCATAAAAAAGAAGAAGAGTCCAAAGGTTCAGAAACGTCATCGGTCGCGAGAGAAGCGGAAGTTTCAGAAACTTCTGAAACAACAGACACTGATCTTACCCAAGATCAAGCTACCGCAGAGACAGCAGTAAACAAGGAATCATAA
- a CDS encoding universal stress protein has translation MKVLISFANPKMGAKLFGLTRALFSKSKENLFIVALHVVSVESKSEGFPILEEDEIFQAVREEAAGSEFSFETVGFPSDWIVPGIVEIAKSKEIDLLLLGAARSLFSDNLLGGKVGDVLRHLSELDIAVLADNGLIAPIEPIIYSPGLDSAPLFPFSSGLSTFIEKPIPVLSGVNQSEFGIGQTNQFKPWIPFSLNAAADQTKNLAILDYNTYKSFHSVLLDRQGLSFLILRKGN, from the coding sequence ATGAAAGTTCTAATTTCGTTTGCCAATCCCAAGATGGGAGCAAAACTTTTCGGGCTAACAAGGGCCCTATTCTCCAAATCCAAAGAGAATCTTTTCATAGTAGCGTTACACGTTGTTTCAGTAGAATCCAAATCCGAAGGATTTCCTATATTAGAAGAAGATGAAATTTTCCAAGCAGTTAGAGAAGAAGCTGCAGGTTCGGAATTCAGTTTTGAAACTGTAGGATTTCCTTCTGACTGGATTGTACCAGGGATCGTAGAGATCGCAAAAAGTAAAGAGATCGATTTACTTCTATTAGGTGCAGCACGTTCTTTATTCTCCGACAATCTACTCGGAGGAAAAGTAGGAGATGTGCTTAGACATTTATCTGAACTGGACATAGCGGTTCTTGCTGATAATGGATTGATTGCTCCGATCGAGCCAATTATTTATTCTCCAGGTTTAGATTCTGCTCCTCTATTTCCATTCTCTTCTGGTCTTTCTACTTTTATAGAAAAACCGATCCCTGTTCTTTCAGGAGTCAATCAGTCTGAGTTTGGAATCGGACAAACAAATCAGTTCAAACCTTGGATCCCATTTTCTTTGAATGCTGCCGCAGACCAAACCAAGAACCTTGCAATTTTGGATTATAATACCTATAAATCCTTTCACTCAGTTCTGTTGGATAGGCAAGGACTCTCCTTTCTAATCTTAAGAAAAGGAAATTGA
- a CDS encoding TMEM175 family protein — MAAKKTKPKKQTESIGSSQLAPVLTESGRTVAYSDAIFSIALTLMALEIKIPTPEQIGSRNLLIALGEAWPAYLSFLISFMIITVVWTNHHTIFRYVKYVDHNLTILNNLLLLNIIIIPFCSEMLGEYILLGNENSKIAALIYGGWIALGGIPFNLVWRYGVKKEYLRNPEADLAEVEMISKHFIKGPYIYSFVTLLAFINVWLSIAGFVILILMYLVPTTWLFRKRKSA, encoded by the coding sequence ATGGCCGCGAAAAAAACTAAACCTAAAAAGCAAACGGAGAGTATCGGATCTTCGCAACTCGCTCCGGTTTTGACTGAATCGGGACGGACTGTTGCTTATAGCGACGCGATCTTTTCTATCGCATTAACTTTAATGGCGTTAGAAATAAAGATCCCTACTCCTGAACAGATCGGTTCTAGAAATCTATTGATTGCCCTGGGAGAAGCTTGGCCAGCTTACTTAAGTTTTTTGATCAGCTTTATGATTATCACGGTCGTTTGGACAAATCACCATACAATTTTCAGATATGTAAAGTATGTGGATCATAACCTGACCATTTTAAACAATTTACTTTTATTGAATATAATCATTATCCCTTTTTGTTCTGAAATGTTAGGAGAATATATTCTTCTGGGTAACGAGAATTCAAAGATTGCAGCTTTGATCTACGGTGGCTGGATTGCCTTGGGAGGAATTCCTTTCAATCTAGTCTGGAGATACGGAGTTAAAAAAGAATATCTCAGAAATCCGGAAGCAGATCTTGCAGAAGTAGAGATGATCTCTAAACATTTTATAAAAGGTCCTTATATTTATTCTTTTGTAACTCTTCTCGCATTTATAAATGTGTGGTTGAGTATCGCAGGATTTGTGATATTGATCCTAATGTATTTGGTCCCAACCACTTGGTTGTTTCGAAAAAGAAAATCGGCCTAA
- a CDS encoding pyrimidine/purine nucleoside phosphorylase codes for MQQFENVTVIKKANVYFDGKVTSRTVLFSNGEKKTLGILMPGEYEFGTDDKEIMEILDGDLLVQLPGNPEWKEIKGGQSFEVPANSKFKLNVKKLSDYCCSYLK; via the coding sequence ATGCAACAATTCGAGAACGTAACGGTAATTAAAAAAGCAAACGTATACTTTGACGGTAAGGTCACCAGTAGAACTGTATTATTCTCCAATGGAGAAAAAAAGACACTAGGCATTCTAATGCCTGGAGAATATGAATTCGGAACTGATGATAAAGAAATTATGGAAATTCTAGATGGAGATCTTTTGGTACAACTACCTGGAAATCCTGAATGGAAGGAAATCAAAGGTGGACAATCCTTTGAGGTTCCTGCAAATTCCAAATTCAAACTGAACGTTAAAAAGCTCAGCGACTATTGCTGTTCCTATCTTAAGTAA